A stretch of [Clostridium] innocuum DNA encodes these proteins:
- a CDS encoding family 1 glycosylhydrolase, translated as MHNEIQFPNNFLWGGAIAANQCEGAVLEDGKGYSTADALPDGVFGDVSIPPKENYLKRIGIDFYHKYKDDIELLSEMNFKILRVSIAWPRIYPNGDEKTPNEAGLKYYDDLFHELIKHNIAIMVTLSHYEMPLNLAIKYGGWKNRKLIDFYLKYAKTMIERYKDRVKYWLTFNEINMTLHAPFNGAGIQGVPEDINRNILYQAIHHQFVASALITKVAHELDSNLQIGCMIAGAPIYALTSKPDDVLEKINRERKTLFFADVHVRGKYPNYMNRYFEENNIHLEITDQDLVDLKHTVDFISISYYASDCATADKSKYITTRGNIASTIKNPYLTLSDWGYQIDPKGLRILLNELYDRYQLPLFIVENGMAFKDKLENGKIHDPYRINFFREHLLQVYEALQDGVEVLGYTSWAPIDLVSNSECQMEKRYGFIYVDRNDKGEGSLKRFKKDSFDWYKEVIQSNGQSLKSKI; from the coding sequence ATGCATAACGAAATACAATTTCCTAATAACTTTTTGTGGGGAGGAGCGATTGCAGCTAACCAATGTGAAGGTGCAGTGTTAGAAGATGGTAAAGGATATTCAACTGCAGACGCTTTACCTGATGGTGTCTTTGGTGATGTTTCTATACCGCCAAAGGAAAATTATTTAAAACGAATTGGAATCGATTTTTACCATAAATATAAAGATGATATTGAATTATTATCTGAAATGAATTTCAAAATTTTGAGAGTATCAATTGCTTGGCCACGCATTTATCCAAATGGAGATGAAAAAACACCTAATGAAGCAGGATTGAAATATTATGATGATTTATTTCATGAGTTAATAAAACACAATATTGCGATCATGGTAACACTTTCGCATTATGAAATGCCGCTGAATCTTGCTATTAAATATGGTGGGTGGAAAAATAGAAAATTGATTGATTTCTATTTGAAATATGCAAAAACTATGATTGAAAGATACAAAGATCGTGTAAAATACTGGTTAACTTTCAATGAAATAAATATGACACTGCATGCACCATTTAATGGAGCAGGAATTCAAGGGGTACCTGAGGATATCAATAGAAACATATTGTATCAGGCAATCCATCATCAATTTGTTGCAAGTGCACTTATTACGAAAGTTGCACATGAGTTAGATTCAAATTTACAGATTGGATGTATGATTGCAGGAGCTCCAATTTATGCTTTGACTTCTAAACCAGATGATGTCCTAGAAAAAATAAACAGAGAAAGAAAAACTTTATTCTTTGCAGATGTGCATGTTAGAGGTAAATATCCAAATTATATGAATCGTTATTTTGAAGAAAATAACATTCATCTTGAAATTACAGATCAAGATCTTGTGGATTTGAAACACACAGTTGATTTTATTTCTATCAGTTATTATGCAAGTGATTGTGCTACTGCAGATAAGAGCAAATACATTACAACACGAGGAAATATTGCTTCAACTATTAAAAATCCGTACTTGACACTTTCTGATTGGGGCTATCAAATTGATCCAAAAGGATTAAGAATTTTATTAAATGAATTATATGATCGCTATCAATTACCATTATTTATTGTTGAAAATGGTATGGCATTTAAAGATAAGCTAGAAAATGGTAAAATTCATGATCCATATCGAATAAATTTCTTTAGAGAACATTTGTTACAGGTTTATGAGGCTTTGCAGGATGGTGTGGAAGTTTTAGGATATACAAGTTGGGCGCCAATTGATTTAGTAAGTAATAGTGAGTGTCAGATGGAAAAACGTTATGGATTTATTTATGTAGATCGCAATGATAAAGGGGAAGGAAGCTTAAAACGATTTAAAAAAGATAGTTTTGATTGGTATAAAGAAGTTATTCAATCAAATGGTCAGTCATTAAAAAGCAAGATTTAA
- a CDS encoding arginase family protein, giving the protein MKTIRLDIPQWQGGNNPNYVFGSELLSIIVPQVSSIKTVKVPVNISFDEELKQKNGIEGEEALKKQMKDTEEVLIQENPDRIIVIGGDCSVSQVPFDYLSGKYGEKLGILWLDAHPDVSTVETSTRNHEMVLNNLISGEGSTLASMVKNPINKNKVMLAGLIYDDLREKDQIVNIKKISYATPSQLKNDSNILVDWIQKENIKHVAVHFDLDVLDPQDFRSIYPAEPYLESFDAAIGELKLEHIGRILGDISKYSNIVGLTIAEHLPWDAMRLRNMLSEVSIFHD; this is encoded by the coding sequence ATGAAAACAATAAGATTAGATATTCCACAGTGGCAGGGCGGCAACAATCCAAATTATGTATTTGGAAGTGAACTATTAAGTATAATAGTCCCTCAAGTATCGTCTATTAAGACAGTAAAAGTACCTGTAAATATAAGTTTTGATGAGGAATTAAAACAAAAAAATGGTATTGAAGGAGAAGAAGCCTTAAAAAAACAAATGAAAGATACCGAAGAAGTTTTAATTCAAGAGAATCCAGATAGAATAATTGTTATTGGAGGAGATTGTTCTGTATCTCAAGTCCCTTTTGACTATCTAAGTGGGAAGTATGGGGAAAAACTGGGAATATTATGGCTAGATGCACATCCAGATGTATCTACAGTTGAAACATCAACTAGAAACCATGAAATGGTTTTAAATAATCTTATTTCCGGAGAAGGATCCACACTTGCATCAATGGTGAAAAATCCGATTAATAAAAATAAAGTAATGCTAGCTGGTCTTATTTATGATGATTTAAGAGAAAAGGATCAAATTGTCAATATCAAAAAGATTTCATACGCTACTCCTTCTCAACTAAAAAATGATAGTAATATTCTTGTAGATTGGATTCAGAAGGAAAATATAAAGCATGTAGCTGTGCATTTCGATTTAGATGTATTGGATCCTCAAGATTTTCGTTCAATATATCCTGCCGAACCATATCTTGAATCATTCGATGCTGCAATTGGAGAATTAAAGTTAGAACACATTGGAAGAATTCTAGGCGATATTTCTAAATATAGTAATATTGTTGGATTAACAATTGCTGAACACTTGCCTTGGGATGCCATGAGATTAAGAAACATGTTATCAGAGGTTTCTATTTTCCATGATTAG
- a CDS encoding MurR/RpiR family transcriptional regulator codes for MIFDKLEKEIFTHSEQSIADYILKNPYSLDELTADDLGMITLTSKSTVFRFCKKIGVGSYEELKRVIQQENYERDKIKDIRLKQPFNKYSGVSDILGKMPHFYNVAIVNTNLMLNKELVRSIVQKIKNAEVIDFYCSGVTQAIAESAMFKFQTLGKQCNIFTNLNEHYVMSTKNNKRVSIILSFTGGNKQAVYSARKVKSIGQYTLGIGGEEFDDLKNVCDHYLQVYDKNIIAGFEMMLLAISMNYILDILFACLLVKDFDYHIKNALDVENIYSKKEDF; via the coding sequence GTGATTTTTGATAAATTAGAAAAAGAAATATTTACTCATTCTGAGCAAAGTATTGCTGATTATATTTTGAAAAACCCATATTCTTTAGATGAATTAACAGCTGATGATTTAGGAATGATTACATTAACTAGTAAATCTACTGTATTTAGGTTTTGTAAAAAAATAGGTGTAGGCAGCTATGAAGAACTTAAAAGAGTCATTCAACAAGAAAATTATGAAAGAGATAAGATTAAAGATATTCGATTAAAACAACCATTCAATAAGTATAGTGGCGTAAGTGATATTTTAGGAAAGATGCCTCATTTTTATAATGTTGCAATAGTAAACACAAATTTGATGTTAAATAAAGAATTAGTGAGAAGTATCGTTCAAAAAATAAAAAATGCAGAAGTAATTGATTTCTATTGTTCAGGAGTAACACAAGCAATAGCAGAATCAGCAATGTTTAAATTTCAAACATTGGGTAAGCAGTGTAATATTTTCACAAATTTAAATGAGCATTATGTTATGAGTACAAAAAACAATAAAAGAGTATCCATTATTCTTTCATTTACTGGAGGAAATAAGCAAGCAGTATATAGTGCTAGAAAGGTTAAATCTATTGGCCAGTATACATTAGGTATTGGTGGAGAAGAATTTGATGATTTAAAAAATGTTTGTGATCATTACTTACAGGTATATGATAAAAATATTATAGCTGGTTTTGAAATGATGTTACTTGCAATATCAATGAATTACATTTTAGATATTTTATTTGCCTGTTTGTTAGTAAAAGATTTTGATTATCATATAAAGAATGCTTTAGATGTGGAGAATATTTATAGTAAGAAAGAGGATTTTTGA
- a CDS encoding PTS transporter subunit EIIC, producing the protein MTNKELATQILELVGGKENISAVTHCITRLRMTIKDLNIIKEDQIKKLPGVMGVNLVEGQYQVILGPKVADVFLEFEPLVGLSKNNEVPKEKKKLLAVILDTFTGIFTPILPAIIGAGLLKGILLGLMFANVISPDGEMFKWLMLFSDAAYYFLPFLLAVSTATHFKCNRYLAMVVAGIMLHPDLINMLGDGTTHHLLGIPVFSASYASSVLPIIMTVIVMSYIEKFFAKVVPSILRTILVPLLTVFVTGVLVIVAIGPVGSMISDVLASNFLTFYVNYGVIAGAIFSGFFPIMVLLGIHNGFTPVMVQSLSTYGVEYLMGLNVASNSAQAGATFAVFLKTKNRDFKSLAGTAALNAILGITEPALYGITSKLKRPLIGVCIGGAVGGAIAGFFHVTATGMATGPIIGIPLFLTDTFIWFVVSCTVAFIVAFIWVIVTGFDDVKDDEYTEGFDSQEQQKNLPLGKINVDASCEGSVIPMSDIPDNVFSEGMMGQCFAIEPVNGKVVSPANGTITAVFPSKHAIGILTDEGLELLLHIGIDTVNMNGEGFNCHVRQGQAVKKGELLVEVELEKVKKAGYPTMIIHVVCNSNDFQTIQLTNEKNVQAGQTVLTIE; encoded by the coding sequence ATGACAAATAAAGAATTAGCCACACAAATTCTTGAATTAGTAGGTGGGAAAGAAAATATTTCAGCAGTCACTCACTGTATTACTCGTTTAAGGATGACGATCAAAGATTTAAACATTATCAAGGAGGATCAAATTAAAAAGCTTCCTGGAGTTATGGGGGTGAACCTTGTAGAAGGGCAATATCAAGTTATTTTAGGTCCAAAAGTTGCAGATGTCTTTTTGGAATTTGAACCATTAGTAGGTTTATCAAAGAATAATGAAGTGCCAAAAGAAAAGAAAAAACTACTTGCAGTAATTCTTGATACTTTTACAGGAATATTCACACCAATTTTACCAGCTATCATTGGTGCAGGGTTATTAAAAGGAATTTTATTAGGATTAATGTTTGCAAATGTTATTTCACCAGATGGCGAAATGTTTAAATGGCTGATGTTATTCTCAGATGCAGCATATTACTTCTTACCATTCTTATTAGCAGTAAGTACAGCGACACATTTCAAATGTAATCGTTACTTGGCAATGGTTGTTGCAGGAATTATGCTTCATCCTGATTTAATTAATATGCTTGGAGACGGAACAACACATCATTTATTAGGAATTCCAGTATTTAGTGCTTCTTATGCTAGTTCAGTTCTTCCAATTATTATGACAGTGATTGTAATGAGCTATATAGAAAAATTCTTTGCTAAAGTAGTGCCAAGTATTTTAAGAACAATTTTGGTTCCATTACTTACAGTGTTTGTAACTGGAGTGTTAGTTATTGTTGCGATTGGTCCAGTTGGCTCTATGATCAGTGATGTTCTTGCTTCAAACTTCTTAACATTTTATGTAAATTATGGAGTTATTGCTGGAGCCATTTTCTCTGGTTTCTTCCCAATTATGGTATTATTAGGAATTCATAATGGATTTACACCTGTTATGGTTCAGTCTTTATCGACATACGGTGTTGAATACTTAATGGGACTAAATGTCGCTTCTAACTCAGCACAAGCTGGAGCAACATTTGCCGTCTTCCTAAAAACAAAAAATCGCGATTTTAAATCATTAGCAGGAACAGCGGCTTTAAATGCAATTCTAGGTATCACAGAACCAGCATTATATGGAATTACTTCTAAATTAAAAAGACCACTTATCGGAGTATGTATTGGTGGAGCAGTAGGTGGTGCTATTGCTGGATTCTTCCATGTAACTGCAACAGGTATGGCAACAGGACCTATCATTGGTATTCCATTATTCTTAACAGATACATTTATTTGGTTTGTTGTATCATGTACAGTGGCGTTTATTGTAGCATTCATTTGGGTAATTGTAACTGGATTTGATGATGTAAAAGATGATGAATATACAGAGGGATTTGATTCACAAGAACAACAAAAGAATCTTCCATTAGGTAAAATTAATGTTGATGCTAGTTGTGAAGGAAGTGTTATTCCAATGAGTGATATTCCAGATAATGTATTCTCAGAAGGAATGATGGGACAATGCTTTGCAATAGAACCAGTAAATGGAAAAGTAGTTTCTCCAGCAAATGGAACAATTACAGCGGTTTTTCCTTCAAAACATGCAATTGGAATATTAACTGATGAGGGATTAGAACTATTGCTTCATATCGGCATTGATACAGTTAATATGAATGGTGAAGGATTTAACTGTCATGTTAGACAGGGACAAGCAGTTAAGAAAGGGGAGTTATTAGTTGAAGTTGAACTAGAAAAAGTGAAAAAAGCAGGTTATCCAACAATGATTATACATGTTGTTTGCAACTCAAATGATTTTCAAACAATTCAATTGACGAATGAAAAGAATGTTCAAGCTGGACAAACAGTGTTAACCATAGAATAG